From Erigeron canadensis isolate Cc75 chromosome 5, C_canadensis_v1, whole genome shotgun sequence:
gttaaaattgtattttttgaaCGTTAAGGATGAAAAATGAACAAACTGTCAACTTTAATCTAAATGATAAAACTTATTGTGTGGATCTTAATGGGCCACGTCTAAAGTTACCCGCTAATATATGTGTACTTACATATATATCGATACCTCGATATAGATATAGACGGACAGATATATAtccattattaatattaatattccGATTCTCTAAAAGTTTATTTAGGGTTTCTTAACGAAGTGATATTCAAAGCGTCGACATATCATGGCTCCGCTCACCAGGAGCAGGAAGAGGTgcgatattatatatatatttgtgtatatgaTTTGATTGATTTTCATGTCGAAtgtagataaaaaaaactataagttTAAATGAATGTTTCTTTTTGATGTGAATGTGAATTTTGGTGAACAGAAAGGAGATGACTCCAGATATTGAGATTACAACATGCGATAAGAGCAGGTTCGGTactttgtgtgtatatatattgatttgattgatattttttaagttaatatgAATTTTGGTGAACAGTAAGGCTGCTCTGGCATCATCAGATGAGAAGAAGCCAAAGATGCGGAAAACAGCTCAGGTGGGTATCTATTTTTCCAACCATCATTTTAGCCTGCCATAACTACAGtatatatttgatgatgatattgGTTTTTTAGTTTCTATTCCAAATATGTAATGGCTTGAAAGAACACATGATTCAACTGTATATTTATATCGGTTTTGAAGTAATATTATTATGGTAGTTGTTGGTTGATACTGAGTTTAACTATTACATCATTTTTACACACTTTGATTTTGATGCAGGGGAAGAAAATAATCTTAGTTAATAtggaagaaattaaaaaaatagaaatcaaCCAACATGAGTTTATCATCCCACCCGATGTAAGAGATAAATATGGACGACCACTACGACGAGGGCCATCCATACGGACATTCATACCATCTAAAACCAGTAAGACTGCGTAGTTGCATTCTTGATTgctatacatatacacataacaacaatttcatgattttttttattatgtatatacagATCAGAAACAAGTAGCATTCGAATTCTGCCCATCCGTGGACCCCAGTAAGATCGGTTTCATTTTCTTATTGATTATACCCAtgctatatatacatacacacattaCAACACCAATTTCATTAACTTATTGGGATTTTCTATACATATACAGATCAGGAAGACTTATTCCCCAAAAATATTAATCCCCATATTGAAGctatccagaaacttatcaacacCAGTTTCAATTTCGTCCGAAATTATGAATTTTTAATGGATTCTGCTAACGAGGTGATACGCATTCTTCATTGGTTCCTCAGCCTCAAGTCTACGCGTTTTGACTGGCGCAGGTATTTTTTCAAGCCTTtcatgtgtgtgtttgttttgtaatttctttttcACTAATATCAACCGCACTTGAAAAGGGTTTTCTTATGTCTTCATTGGTTACATAATCCTATCACTAAGCGATTATGAAAAATTTGTAGGTATTggtacttactttttttttactaaattgATATCCTTACTTTACCATTTATTTAACACTTGTTTGAGTTAATGCGTTATGCTTCAATCTAgattaataaagtgaaattgtcTCCTCTTATTCATTTGAATTGAACTCATGTCCATTCCAATCAGCACTTCTTTATGGTTTTATATTCTCATTCGAAAAGGGTTTCTCAAAGACTCATTGGTCGCTGCACATGACCGGATGTGTGTGCGTGCGCGCGAACGCTTGATTAATTGTAAATTGTGcacttatttttttgtatttgcaACTTCTTCAAACAGGAACGTTTTTATGAAACCAATCAGGAAAGCGGAGGATATACTTCAAATACCTGATTTAAAAGTAAGAATAGTTATCATTATTAGACTATTAGCTATGCTTTTATATTTCTGATTGTTTGAAGTTTTTATGAAACCAGCTATGCTTTTATATTAATTGGTTATGACTATTATACAAAGACGATACCCAATTGGCCAATCCCGTCAAATGTGTGGTATGGGGAGCTGGGATGTAGAAACTCATACCTCTACTCGAGGCAGTATATATACAAGCATGCGTATGTGTGCGTGTGAGTATATAAGAATGCATGTTGATTTATAATAAGAAAGAAAAGCATGTGTACGTGTGCGTGTGAGGTCGTTTTTTGTGTGCGGGTGtgaatataaaaatgtatatattgtatcacaataagaaagaaaagaaaagaagaagcaTACATACATATGAAGCATGAATCACCATATATGGCATTTCGACATATAAACCACATATAATTTTGTCTACGCAGGCTTTGTCCTACTCGTACTAGCTATATGTTTGTATGTTTATACCTGAAGATATATAGGGAAATATCAACACTCTGAGTTCCTATGAGACTTAGAAGCATAAAGACACCAAAGTCACCCAGAAGTATATCGTTGTAATAACTTGGCGATTATGACTATCAGACTATGATCAAAATAGTTTACTTTTCTTCCAACCTCCTGATCGTTATATTACTTGGAGCTGTATTTGAAGTTGGTCAAGTAACACAGAAAGCACAGTCATTACTACTTTTGAATTGGTGGCAAGCCGCAAGTGTACATGCCAAAAAACAAATTTCCTTGAATAATTTCGGtatgaagtttttttttctatttgatGATTGACGATTTTTTCAGGACTGTCACAAAATCTGCATGCTTGCCGAGAATGGTTGTGTAAGTCTTTATCCTGATCCTCCTGGGATTTCTGAGGCTGAGAGAGATGGTATGCATATTCTTGCAGTGACGTGTCATATTTATGCATTTGCCCATATGTGCATCAGTGTTTTGATGCATGTACTGCcagtttgtttgtttattattagttaacaCATGGATAGTAACTTGGATTACTTTCTCGTTTCAGCTCTTATACAACCTATGATGAATCAAACTATCCCTGTAGGCTATCACCTTcctttaaatgaagaagaaaggaaAATCTGGTTGGACTTCAAAAAATCAGATAAGGGGAATGTATGtctatgatatttatttatcattgtGTCTTCATGCTTGCCACATGTCTGCCGACACATATTGACATACTTCATGCATTTTGCAGCCTGAATTTGTGATGATAGATTTAACGTTTGAGCAGGACGCAGTAAGGTCCATTATTCCTTCTGATCCCATTGTTAGTGTTATTGGTAGCTTTGCGGTTGCTGCGTTCAACAAGGCATGTGCGACGGTATGGTCTCCTTACACCTGTTCTCAACttgtgacatttttttttatcgcgTACTGCTTGACATATAATGAAAGCTTTGCTTTTAGCATTTCAAGAAGGATGAACAAAACAATCTTCATGATTTCGAATATATGGAGTGCAAATACGTTAAAGATAGCGAGGATTATTTCTTCTACATGAGTATAGAGGCCATTGAAGAAGGGAATCTTGGCGTCTACGAGACCATAGTTAAGTGCAGTAGGGATGACGGTAGGAGAACATTGCTCAAGTTTGTCCTTACCGACCGTACACCAGCTGGTATGTAGATTATTTTGAGTATCTGTCTTGATTTACTCATGACATCCTTAGAAGTCTTTTCTGCACTCTCTTTTGTGCTACTAGAAATATTTAGCACTTCATAATATGGGAGGTTATACATCACTTTCATTTTGTCTCTTTATAAAGTTGAAGCGACCCAGATGAAACTTAATGGGCGAATGAGATGATCATCTATGCGTACAAACTTATAGATATATGTAgttctattatttttattaatttttcaatGGAATAGTCTCTTTAACAGAACATATAACAGTATTTGTTTATAGTAAATAACATATGGGCACCCTTTTTTTGTAGGCCAACTCAGCCTGTATATGCATGTCCACCTGTTTTGACTTGTTAATTAATACACCTATTAAAATTACTAGCTTTTTTCACATTTGTTTCTCACGGCATACGATTGATGCCTTATTTTTCATGCAGGTACAAAAGCGATGGCGATATCTCTTTCTTCTTGCCTGATATCCTTATTAGATACTTTAGAATGTTTGTCTTCCATGATtgctacattttctttttctacctACTTAGTTATTGATAAATCACTATGATATTTGAGATATCGATTATCACGGTGGGATATCGGTAATTTTAATACTattcaatatctatatatatatataatagttaataCGTTATACTTAATAGAAATATTAAAGTCAAGCTTATAAGTGTCTTTATGAGATAGAGTAGTGGTAAAATTTCCAAAGATTAGTGTTTATTATGTTGTGTTTAAGTTTgaaccaaaaaaatcaaaagatgtaataaacttttaaaaacctGGAACCGTTATCACAGTGCTGCTTAGGCTGATTTTTGACTGATATAACATTGGGTAATGTCACCGATAATATCGGGACCGATATTCTGAAGGACCCATACCCGATATCCCACCGTATTACCTACATAGATAAATCATTATGGTCTTATTTGTGTGCATTCTGAACATTAAGATACTTAACAATGAGGTATTTGTGCAGGTGTGGGAGATAAAAGACACTGTAAGCTGTGTAGGATGCATTCTGTTACTAGAGGTTATCATTCTCTTTTTGATGCGTTCAATTAGTAAACATGAAATTCTACATGCCAAATAAATGCTAGGCCTTGGTCTAATCTGGCATGATCTTTTTCAAAGGATATAGAAAGGTTTAATGTTTTATTGCTAAATTGGGCCATTGGAAGTAAAATGTATGGGGCTTGTGGGTAAGCTACTCACACACAACCCTTAAACCGGACCTAACTTAATTATTACATCCTTCCATATATGGTTTCTTAATTTCCTTTATCACTTTGGATCAACAGGTGTGTGGCGAGGCATCGCGGCTCAGGAGACCGTTTTTTTCTCATATTATCTTGATGAAACTGTGAAAGGTTAGGATTCAGTGTTACTAATCTTGATGTTCTCacacatatttttaattacGTTTGATGTCACATCAAACTTGGTCCATCATAGGAAATAATCACAGGCTTAAAACTATACCACGTTATGTGTTAAAACCATCAAAATAAACAACCCAGGGTCATTGATTTCACATGGAAGTCTAACTGTGAACAAGAATAATTTCTGGGGTAGGGGATCCAAACGGGTTTGATATATTAGTTTAACAATTGATGTGCCTATTGAATCTGTACATCGCGTCTGTCCAGAACCATTACACCCTTTAGATTGGCGGTTATTAAATTTCTAAAGCATGAGTATAACCATAAACTATTGTCTAAGACATCACATCAgccttctttcttcttcacatGTAGTTCTCTGTGTTGTTAAGGTTAATCGAATGATAATCTTCCAACATTCAACATGATAATACTCGCATTCCATGAATATAATATCAGCTTCTGTCCTGGAAGAAGATTGATTTActagtttataaattttcaaatgaaGGGAGGATTGTTAATTACATGTGTTCTTAACGTACTATAGGTATTCGACGAGTGCTTTCTCTGAACCTGCAGTTGCTCTTTCAGCCAGAATGCACCCGAAAAACCAATCCAGGTTAACCCAGAGTTTACtttgaattaatatattattttattcttatagattatagatagatGGCATGTAGAGATAAAGAGTTCAATGTGGTTTATGTGTCATTTCTGGTCTACAACAATTTAAAAGTTACCCAATTAGTTATTGGAAATTTAGATTATTAAGGTAACAATATAGGATCTGTATTCAATTTGAACATACTAATgatgtttaatatatttttggttcatttACTTATAAAATTGACAAAAGATGTGTTTTGCTGGATTAATCTAATGTACTGGTCCCAAGTTTTGCAACAACTTTTATACATATCTCCATCCACCTATATTGCCAACTTACCATCAATTTGGTTTATTTCTGTTATTTTATCTTAATACCGTATGGTTTTAATCATAAGTCTTCATGTAGATGCCTGGTCTGTTCCTGGTCCTGACTTAGATACCGGTATGAAGCTTAGGAACAATGGCACACCTTGTATGGGTTATGACTACAACCCGCACTCCATGGACAGGTTAGTTGATGATGCTAAATACAtttcaagttttcttttttgtttatgttgaaTCAAAATGTAATTGTATTTAGTTTGAACATACTAATGATgtttaatgaatatatttttgttcatttacttttaaaatcgACAAAAGATGTGTTTCCTGGATTAACTCTAGTTTACCAGTCCCAAGTTTTGCAACAACTTTTACATATATCTCCTTCCACTTGTTTTGCCAACTTACTGTCAATTTGGTTTAGTTTCAGTTATTTGATCTTTATACTCTATGGTTGTAATCATAAATCTTCATGTAGATGCCTGGTCTGTTCATGGGGCCGACTTGGATACCGATATGAAGCCTAGGAACAATGGCACACCCTGTATGGGTTATGACTACAACCAGCACTCATTGGGCAGGTTAGTTGATGATGCTAAATACATGTCAAGTGTTTTATTTGAATCTTAATGTAAAGGTTTTTGATATTGACTTTTATGCTTGTGGTTGAGTGGGTTGTTGAAAGTGGTATTCATAGGATGTTGGCtctattttgtaaatataattatattacctACTTGTATGAACTAAGAGATGATACGTTACTAGgttttctaataatttttatatagaaatgaAAACCTTGTATGTACTATAACCAACAATTTGGTTAGTTGATGATGCTAAATACATGTCAAGTGTTGTAGTTTATCATAAATTCGTGTAaaggtttatgatattatcttGTATGCGTGTGATGGATTGGGCCTTGAAAGTGGTTTATGTAGGATGTAAGTAGAGCTATAAGTCTGTTGATCACATATAGATATAATGATGGCTCTATGTTGTAATTATTTTGGTATTGTATTAGCTAAGAGATAATAACTTACAAGGTGATTATCTAATGGTGTTTTATAAGGACCATAAATTTGTGTGAACTAAGACCATTAACATTTTAGAGCGATCTGTCATTGTAAATGAGATATCTGATATTTCACTTCTTTGCCACAATGTATCTTTCTTCTTTTGACAACGGTTTAGTAAAATCCTTTAAATCTAAATTGTCAATGAGGTAGCAAATGCTACAGAATATGCCCTTCAGTGATTACTTTGTGATATGGATCACTTCATAATCTCTCCAATGATTAAGTTTAATAGTCTCTTAGGAAACTCCATAAAAGATGGTATAACATCCTTTGCAGTCAAAGATGGTATAATATCCATTTTCCCCTCTTTCTGTGTAGACATAGTTTAAGTGTGTTAGTGCTAGctataatttgttttgttccTTGGTATCGTTTCAATGTGTTGATGCTGGCTGATCTACTGTATCGATGTTTAATCTTCTGATCATGTTACTATGTTAGATCTATTTTTTCAGCATTGGctatattttcatgttagtCATTGAAGTGCCAATTTTCTCTCCCAATTTTACTTTTTGCACCCTCATTGTAAGCAAGATGTTTGTATGTTGTAACCTATAAGAAGCTGTGTGTTTTTTTCTTACAGTATGATGTAATTTTGTTAAACGGGTGCTATATTTTCCTACAGCGGAAGGGCTCCCAATCTTgtatattttattagttattcgCCAACCGTCTACAATGGAAGGTGCTTTTGCGGAGGCCTCAGGGAAAAATGAGCTAATGTATGGAAAGAAACGTTAAGTCTAGCTTTTGGAATCTTGGTCTTATAGTTTCTCCAAGTTATTAGATATGTGTTTCCTTTGGTGTGTTAATTTgcttaaattatatatctagGTTGGCACACTAAtgcttaaattatatatattcaagttattagatatgtttaaaatcatttatggaCTTATGGTTGTTTTTTTACCAATGTTGGTAGTGGTAACAATGTGTTTAGGCTATGGAAGGTAAAGTCGTATACATACAGGATTCTTTGAAGTTGTGTTGGAGTTGAGAAATGACTTTATAGTATCCATAGCAATTTAAAACCAAGACCCTCATTGATTATAAACATTTGATTGTCTGTAAATTTCATGATACGGGCAAGACAGATCTTTGTTTAAAACTTGTGAATCAAATTAGTAAAAATTAACCTGGTCATCCTCAATTAAAACAACTGATAACGATTCACTTTCTTGCAAGACAGATCTTTGTTTAAAGAGAAAATAGCCTAGATACTCAAAAACCATcttcaatatatgtatatacaaactttttttgaatttatcaaaaatactCATAAAATCGCAAGACCGCAAGGAGGAGTTGCGGATCGCAAGCCTTGCTTGCAGATCGCAAGGATTtcttgcgatccgcaagcaatgcttgcgattttgacttttttttttacttatggaTAAGATTTTTTGTGAGATTTTCTTGTACGTATTAAAATAGCAACCAGATTTTCATGTACTTTTTGTTACTTATGAAGTTACCAACAACCTTCAACCATAAACAACaccataattttttgtttctttcaatTTGTAAAGTAAAATGTATGTTTTTCTTAGCTAATAagtatttagtatttaatttagttttaatcTAGTTTTTGTTTGAAATGTAGAGTTAGGATGAAAGTTTGAGGCTAAACTCTGAGTCTTTTTAGGTACTGGTGTGTCACTAAGAAATAAGACGATTTCTATGTTTTAATTATGgaaaattgttatttaacaaGTGATATTTGTTACTGTTTGTGTTTCTTTGATCATTGTAATCTTGAAAGACATAAATCTAGTAACAAAGCTAAGATTAAAATTCATTAAATAGTAATTTCAACAGGTTTTAACAAGAAAATGGATCACGTTATCACTGGACTCAAGTCAGAGGTGTAAATTGGTCAATATTTTGTTGCTCTGTGCTTGAAACTTACAGAAACTcgatgataaatatttttgagcAAGCAGGTTTTTTAGTTGACTAGGGATAAAAGAAAGTTTCAACTTTGTACAGGTCATTACTTAGCTGGGTTTTTGGTAGTCCTCGTGGTTTGCCACTTTTTGCAACGACATTATAATACTAAATACTTATTAGCTAAGAAACATATCTTTTACTTTGCAAattgaaagaaacaaaaaattatggtGTTTTTTATGGTGAAAGGttgttggtaaattcataagtaaaaaaaagtacataaaaatcTTATTGTTATCTTAACAAGTACAAGAAAAGCTCACAAAAAATCTTATTCATAagtcaaaaaaagtcaaaatcgcaAGCCTTGCTTGTGATCCGCAACTCCTCCTTGCGGTCTTGcgattttatgggtatttttggtgaattcGAAAAAACTTGGGTATTTTCATATATTGAAGATGATTTTTGGGTATCTAGGCTATTTTCTCTTGTTTAAAACTAACTAGTGCCAGTTATAAATACAAGATCAAGAATTGTACTTTATCACTTTTCCACAAGAAAAAACAAACCATTTGTAGAGGAAGGGTTATTTAAgaacccacaaataaaaaagaacccaagaaccattctggaccacacgttttttctctctttcgctctcttcaattaaataataaaattcatccaaatcattcaaaatgatttatctcacaaaccgtaaatcgttagatgaaacAAAAAACTTGGGTAGTCTTAAattttcgtcctctttcattagagatccaattcgacaTAATTTTggcgactttttaattttcatttttttccctcttgtcgttgtgtacctacacatgtgtaggattattgttttcacatgtaaattagtaaatgaacttatgtacacaacaatgaggGTTAAGGACGGAGCCCAtcaatccatggcggagccatggtggccaagggcaGAGCcctcagtccatggcggagccatagtggctaagggcggagcccattaGGTAGATAACCCatcactggtcaccccctatgacctattaccctctatgacctatcaccctatgacctatcaccctcaacgacctatcacccccactagctttggtttatgaatatccttaagggcgaaacccgctccgaattatagtttttgttcaacctacacatgtgtaagttatgtgtaagtaccaaaaagaaaacgaaaattaaaaactcgtcaaaagtatatcgaattggatctcaaatgaaagatgacgaaattttaagactacccatgtttttttgtttcgtctaacgatttacggtttgtga
This genomic window contains:
- the LOC122599294 gene encoding uncharacterized protein LOC122599294 isoform X1, coding for MAPLTRSRKRKEMTPDIEITTCDKSSKAALASSDEKKPKMRKTAQGKKIILVNMEEIKKIEINQHEFIIPPDVRDKYGRPLRRGPSIRTFIPSKTNQKQVAFEFCPSVDPNQEDLFPKNINPHIEAIQKLINTSFNFVRNYEFLMDSANEVIRILHWFLSLKSTRFDWRRNVFMKPIRKAEDILQIPDLKDCHKICMLAENGCVSLYPDPPGISEAERDALIQPMMNQTIPVGYHLPLNEEERKIWLDFKKSDKGNPEFVMIDLTFEQDAVRSIIPSDPIVSVIGSFAVAAFNKACATHFKKDEQNNLHDFEYMECKYVKDSEDYFFYMSIEAIEEGNLGVYETIVKCSRDDGRRTLLKFVLTDRTPAGTKAMAISLSSCLISLLDTLECVGDKRHCKLCRMHSVTRGVWRGIAAQETVFFSYYLDETVKGIRRVLSLNLQLLFQPECTRKTNPDAWSVPGPDLDTGMKLRNNGTPCMGYDYNPHSMDRCLVCSWGRLGYRYEA
- the LOC122599294 gene encoding uncharacterized protein LOC122599294 isoform X2, with translation MAPLTRSRKSKAALASSDEKKPKMRKTAQGKKIILVNMEEIKKIEINQHEFIIPPDVRDKYGRPLRRGPSIRTFIPSKTNQKQVAFEFCPSVDPNQEDLFPKNINPHIEAIQKLINTSFNFVRNYEFLMDSANEVIRILHWFLSLKSTRFDWRRNVFMKPIRKAEDILQIPDLKDCHKICMLAENGCVSLYPDPPGISEAERDALIQPMMNQTIPVGYHLPLNEEERKIWLDFKKSDKGNPEFVMIDLTFEQDAVRSIIPSDPIVSVIGSFAVAAFNKACATHFKKDEQNNLHDFEYMECKYVKDSEDYFFYMSIEAIEEGNLGVYETIVKCSRDDGRRTLLKFVLTDRTPAGTKAMAISLSSCLISLLDTLECVGDKRHCKLCRMHSVTRGVWRGIAAQETVFFSYYLDETVKGIRRVLSLNLQLLFQPECTRKTNPDAWSVPGPDLDTGMKLRNNGTPCMGYDYNPHSMDRCLVCSWGRLGYRYEA
- the LOC122599294 gene encoding uncharacterized protein LOC122599294 isoform X3; amino-acid sequence: MAPLTRSRKRKEMTPDIEITTCDKSSKAALASSDEKKPKMRKTAQGKKIILVNMEEIKKIEINQHEFIIPPDVRDKYGRPLRRGPSIRTFIPSKTNQKQVAFEFCPSVDPNQEDLFPKNINPHIEAIQKLINTSFNFVRNYEFLMDSANEVIRILHWFLSLKSTRFDWRRNVFMKPIRKAEDILQIPDLKDCHKICMLAENGCVSLYPDPPGISEAERDALIQPMMNQTIPVGYHLPLNEEERKIWLDFKKSDKGNPEFVMIDLTFEQDAVRSIIPSDPIVSVIGSFAVAAFNKACATHFKKDEQNNLHDFEYMECKYVKDSEDYFFYMSIEAIEEGNLGVYETIVKCSRDDGRRTLLKFVLTDRTPAGVGDKRHCKLCRMHSVTRGVWRGIAAQETVFFSYYLDETVKGIRRVLSLNLQLLFQPECTRKTNPDAWSVPGPDLDTGMKLRNNGTPCMGYDYNPHSMDRCLVCSWGRLGYRYEA